The following coding sequences are from one Verrucosispora sp. WMMD573 window:
- a CDS encoding alanine racemase, with protein MLTGVQPFTLTALRHPTVSTLLDGHRALLAELLDGLGSPLHVVLPEVFEENIAALRQAFAETGADIDILFAKKANKADCFARSAAAAGIGVDVASAAELVKALAGGVPGHRIGISGPEKDDTLHSLGVQHDCLVAVDSVSELRRLAATARLAHRQVRVLLRARTGSQPGSRFGMAAAERDAAVDQCLELVEHVSLCGFSFHLNGYSPEERATAANEMIEYCLDAKRRGAQAADLVNIGGGLPMRYVDPQLWDEFLQHNEPAHYHGTKTSRGLHFYPYGGLPTTQAAHMIMNHPVDGDESLSAKAVRTGIRFIVEPGRSLLDQAGFTVFCVQQVEDRRDTDGYAIATVAGNSLSLCEQWFNTDYLPDPILLSAQSVAEEEFPACVAGSTCLENDMVTWRKIGFPRPVRPGDHLVYLNTAGYHSDFLESRFHDTALPLKAVLRLGDGSPRWRLDGI; from the coding sequence ATGCTGACCGGAGTCCAACCCTTCACGCTCACCGCCCTTCGGCATCCCACGGTCTCCACGCTTCTGGACGGCCACCGAGCCCTGCTTGCCGAACTCCTGGACGGCCTGGGTTCACCGCTGCACGTCGTGCTGCCGGAGGTCTTCGAAGAGAACATCGCGGCGCTTCGGCAGGCGTTCGCCGAGACGGGCGCCGACATCGACATCCTGTTCGCCAAGAAGGCGAACAAGGCCGACTGCTTCGCCCGGTCGGCCGCCGCCGCCGGCATCGGAGTCGACGTCGCCAGCGCCGCCGAACTGGTCAAAGCCCTGGCCGGCGGAGTGCCCGGACACCGGATCGGCATCTCCGGCCCCGAGAAGGACGACACTCTGCACTCTCTCGGTGTCCAGCACGACTGTCTGGTCGCCGTCGACTCGGTCAGCGAACTCCGCCGGCTGGCCGCCACCGCGAGACTCGCGCATCGACAGGTCAGGGTGCTACTGCGGGCTCGGACCGGGAGCCAGCCGGGAAGTCGCTTCGGCATGGCCGCGGCCGAGCGTGACGCGGCGGTCGATCAGTGTCTGGAGCTCGTCGAGCACGTGAGCCTCTGTGGATTCTCGTTCCACCTCAACGGCTACTCGCCTGAGGAACGGGCGACAGCAGCGAACGAGATGATCGAATACTGCCTCGACGCCAAGCGACGCGGCGCACAGGCCGCCGACCTGGTCAACATCGGCGGCGGTCTACCCATGCGGTACGTCGATCCGCAGCTCTGGGACGAATTCCTCCAGCACAACGAGCCGGCCCACTACCACGGGACCAAGACCTCCAGGGGCCTGCACTTCTATCCGTACGGAGGACTGCCCACCACCCAGGCCGCACACATGATCATGAACCATCCCGTCGACGGCGACGAGAGCCTGTCGGCGAAGGCAGTCCGCACCGGCATCCGCTTCATCGTCGAGCCGGGCAGGTCGCTGCTGGATCAGGCCGGCTTCACCGTGTTCTGCGTGCAACAGGTCGAAGACCGGCGCGACACCGACGGGTACGCCATCGCCACCGTCGCGGGCAACAGCCTGAGCCTCTGCGAACAGTGGTTCAACACCGACTATCTGCCGGACCCCATCCTGCTCTCCGCCCAGTCCGTCGCCGAGGAGGAGTTCCCGGCCTGCGTCGCGGGCTCGACCTGTCTGGAGAACGACATGGTCACCTGGCGCAAGATCGGGTTCCCCCGACCGGTACGCCCCGGTGACCACCTCGTCTACCTCAACACCGCCGGCTACCACTCAGACTTCCTCGAATCCCGGTTCCACGACACCGCGCTGCCGTTGAAAGCGGTCCTCCGGCTCGGTGACGGATCACCGCGCTGGCGACTGGACGGGATCTGA